The following are encoded in a window of Acropora muricata isolate sample 2 chromosome 6, ASM3666990v1, whole genome shotgun sequence genomic DNA:
- the LOC136920584 gene encoding indoleamine 2,3-dioxygenase 2-like isoform X2, which translates to MTHCSYALYNWKYIDPSKALSMDNMDVTLMMTGSLSEKGFIKTHIIIELEFGKTGLLAIIDGQKAVNNADKAGVIEALKSITATITRLIAVLLKINDVVDPYEFYHNVRKYLSGWNGNPILPHGLIYEGVSETPLKYSGGSAAESGIFQVLDAVLGVIHLKDADNCAEDIFLKRMRNYMLPKHRAFIEAVEQGPSIRNFVQTSGDLQLLAEYNECVEKLKDFRSTHLQIVARYILIPGNKEKSNKQLGMAMRGAGGSYLMRFLKQVRKETGEAVICNNNNNNNLMEEMEATKCSS; encoded by the exons CAATATGGATGTTACACTTATGATGACTGGTTCATTAAGTGAGAAAGGCTTTATCAAAACTCACATTATTATAGAGTTAGAGTTTGGAAAAACGGGACTGCTT GCAATCATTGATGGACAAAAG GCTGTTAACAACGCTGATAAAGCAGGAGTTATCGAAGCACTGAAATCAATCACAGCAACAATAACAAGGCTAATAGCAGTATTGTTGAAAATTAATG ATGTTGTTGATCCTTATGAATTCTATCATAATGTGAGAAAATATCTCTCTGG GTGGAATGGAAATCCCATTTTGCCACATGGTCTCATATATGAAGGTGTCAGTGAGACACCATTGAAA taCTCCGGTGGAAGTGCGGCCGAATCTGGAATATTTCAAGTTCTCGATGCTGTCTTAGGTGTCATTCATCTGAAAGATGCAG ATAACTGTGCAGAGGACATTTTCTTGAAGAGAATGCGTAATTATATGCTCCCCAAACACCGAGCATTTATTGAGGCTGTGGAGCAGGGGCCCTCAATCAGGAATTTTG TACAAACAAGTGGAGATCTCCAACTGCTTGCAGAATACAATGAATGTGTGGAAAAATTGAAGGATTTCAGGAGTACCCACTTGCAAATTGTAGCAAG GTACATCCTGATTCcaggaaataaagaaaaatcaaataaaCAGCTGGGAATGGCTATGCGAGGTGCTGGAGGATCTT ATCTGATGCGTTTCCTGAAGCAAGTCCGAAAAGAAACAGGTGAAGCTGTCatctgcaacaacaacaacaacaacaatttaatGGAGGAAATGGAAGCAACCAAATGTTCTTCAtag
- the LOC136920584 gene encoding indoleamine 2,3-dioxygenase 2-like isoform X3 has translation MNKLNPPTWSGHIFHHCSHPTTQTSKQKKLRKKSNFASGSRISQRFFSVWFPQAIIDGQKAVNNADKAGVIEALKSITATITRLIAVLLKINDVVDPYEFYHNVRKYLSGWNGNPILPHGLIYEGVSETPLKYSGGSAAESGIFQVLDAVLGVIHLKDADNCAEDIFLKRMRNYMLPKHRAFIEAVEQGPSIRNFVQTSGDLQLLAEYNECVEKLKDFRSTHLQIVARYILIPGNKEKSNKQLGMAMRGAGGSYLMRFLKQVRKETGEAVICNNNNNNNLMEEMEATKCSS, from the exons ATGAACAAGCTCAACCCACCAACATGGTCAGGCCACATCTTTCACCACTGCTCCCACCCTACTACACAAaccagcaaacaaaaaaaactcagAAAGAAATCAAACTTTGCCTCTGGTAGCAGGATTTCTCAaagatttttttctgtttggtTTCCCCAGGCAATCATTGATGGACAAAAG GCTGTTAACAACGCTGATAAAGCAGGAGTTATCGAAGCACTGAAATCAATCACAGCAACAATAACAAGGCTAATAGCAGTATTGTTGAAAATTAATG ATGTTGTTGATCCTTATGAATTCTATCATAATGTGAGAAAATATCTCTCTGG GTGGAATGGAAATCCCATTTTGCCACATGGTCTCATATATGAAGGTGTCAGTGAGACACCATTGAAA taCTCCGGTGGAAGTGCGGCCGAATCTGGAATATTTCAAGTTCTCGATGCTGTCTTAGGTGTCATTCATCTGAAAGATGCAG ATAACTGTGCAGAGGACATTTTCTTGAAGAGAATGCGTAATTATATGCTCCCCAAACACCGAGCATTTATTGAGGCTGTGGAGCAGGGGCCCTCAATCAGGAATTTTG TACAAACAAGTGGAGATCTCCAACTGCTTGCAGAATACAATGAATGTGTGGAAAAATTGAAGGATTTCAGGAGTACCCACTTGCAAATTGTAGCAAG GTACATCCTGATTCcaggaaataaagaaaaatcaaataaaCAGCTGGGAATGGCTATGCGAGGTGCTGGAGGATCTT ATCTGATGCGTTTCCTGAAGCAAGTCCGAAAAGAAACAGGTGAAGCTGTCatctgcaacaacaacaacaacaacaatttaatGGAGGAAATGGAAGCAACCAAATGTTCTTCAtag